The Setaria viridis chromosome 9, Setaria_viridis_v4.0, whole genome shotgun sequence sequence TTCCCACCGCCAGCCGCTACAATGTCGGCGGAGCCGGCGTTCACCACGTCCGCCATCGTCGCCAGCACGGCGTCCGCCTCTCACGTGCTCAAGATCGACGGCTACTCGCGCACCAAGggcctcgccgtcggcgtccaCCTCCGGTCCTGCTCCTTCCACGTGGGCGGCCACTCCTGGCACCTCGCCTACCTCCCCAACGGCGACTGCGTCGAGCGCTCCGACTACATCTCCATATACCTGGTCCTCGACGGCACCGcccccggcaccgccgccggcggccccgtGCTGGCGCAGTTCTCCATCAGCCTACTCGATCGCGCCGGCAAGCCGGCGCCAACCTACACCAGGACTGGCACGACGAACCAGTTCAGCGCCCCCGGCGCGCACTGGGGCTTCCCCGGCTTCATCCGGAGGGAGGTGCTCGAGAAGTCGAGGCACCTCAACCTCAAGGATGACAGCTTCTGCGTCCGCTGCGACGTCACCGTCGTCACCGAGTTCCGCGCCGAGGacgccgccaccatcgccgccgaagccgccgccgtccccgtgtTCGTCGGGGTGCCGCCGTCGGACCTATCGCGGCACCTCGGGCACCTCCTGCTCAACGAGCAGGGCGCCGATGTGCGCTTCCGCGTTGACGGCGAGGACTTCCCCGCGCACCGGTGCGTGCTCGCGGTGCGCTCACCGGTGTTCCAGGCCGAGCTCTTCGGCACCATGAAGGAAGCCTCCTCCGAGGCGCCATGCGTGGAGATACATGACATGAGGGCTGATGTGTTCAAGAACCTGCTGCACTTCATGTACACCGACTCGCTGCCGGAGCCTGAAGAGCCGCACGATGAGGAAGCCCTGATGGCTCAGCACCTACTCGTGGCTGCAGACAGGTATGACATGGAGAGGCTCAAGTTGATCTGCGAGGACACTTTGTGCAGGCACATCGAGGTGAGCAATGCAGCAACCACTCTGGCGCTTGCTGAACAGCACCGTTGCCAGGGGCTCAAGGACGCTTGCTTCCAGTTCCTCAAGACTCCTGGGGCACTAAACGCTGTCATGGCAACTGAAGACTTTGACCATCTCGCCGTCAGCTGCCCGTCCCTCATCAAGGAATTGATGTCTAAGCTTGCTGCCCGTTGATCTGGGATCGGATAAGGGGAGATTAAGGGAGTGCCAAAATGGAGATTTCAGCAATGGGAAATGCAGCTATTCACTCCCTGATCAAGTGATGGAAGGAGATGCCGCTCCGTCATATATCTTTAATTTTCTTAATCTTTAGTTATGGTATCCCTAAGTATGTAGGTTAGACTTCTGAAAGCGATAGGGGGAGAATTGCTAGGCAAAATACTTTCAGAAGTTAGTTGTAGTGTTTGCTATGTATGCTGGTAGAATTCAGAGTGTGTGTTCAATGTCAAAAAATGCAAATGTTTTTAGAGGTAAGGAGTATTAGTCCTGCCAGTTACATGTGTACTTCAATCCTCAAATGGACACACTGTATTGCAGCTTTATCTTGCTTCGTTGATGATGTACCCTAGctaatat is a genomic window containing:
- the LOC117835454 gene encoding BTB/POZ and MATH domain-containing protein 2 — protein: MGGAMQENYLCTIAEKLPFNPFPPPAATMSAEPAFTTSAIVASTASASHVLKIDGYSRTKGLAVGVHLRSCSFHVGGHSWHLAYLPNGDCVERSDYISIYLVLDGTAPGTAAGGPVLAQFSISLLDRAGKPAPTYTRTGTTNQFSAPGAHWGFPGFIRREVLEKSRHLNLKDDSFCVRCDVTVVTEFRAEDAATIAAEAAAVPVFVGVPPSDLSRHLGHLLLNEQGADVRFRVDGEDFPAHRCVLAVRSPVFQAELFGTMKEASSEAPCVEIHDMRADVFKNLLHFMYTDSLPEPEEPHDEEALMAQHLLVAADRYDMERLKLICEDTLCRHIEVSNAATTLALAEQHRCQGLKDACFQFLKTPGALNAVMATEDFDHLAVSCPSLIKELMSKLAAR